The genomic region TCTACAAAAACTGAAGTTACTGTGTTTTTGGTGATGTTCTGCATCAATCTATTTTGGATATTTGTAATAGTATTGTATATTGATTTACTTTGTAATAACTCTTATTGGACATAAGAATATGGACTTCTCTCGTTAAATCTTGAAAGAGTAGCACAATTTAATTGCCAATAACTGCCTCAAGCTGTCGCCGCCAACAAGAATTGATCAAACCTAGTTAGTACTCAAATCTTTGCACTTTAGATCTCCTCTGCTAACTACTATAAGAGAAAAGGAATTGATATATGCTACTTCTCAAAGCAAGCTTTACAATCATGACGCCTAAAGTTGCACTGAGCTAGGCCATTCgcatagatatatatatatatataaatatatatcattggttgtttattagtttttaaaagaagTAGCAATCAAGAGTTCAAGATCATCGGAGGGTAATTAAATGACATAAACAATTATTTATGGTATCCAGAAGAATTTTAGGCCAGATAATCAATCTAATCCATTAAAACCGCATGCAGAAAGAGTagcaacataaaaaaaatctttggaTTCTGAAAGATAAATGATAATATGCCTTGACATTTGTTGTCTAAAATACACTTAGGATGCTTCAGAAATATATTCTGCTTGGCCAATTCTGTGTTACAAGAAATTGAAACTTACAGTTGATGCAATTGTAGATAATTCCAGCAATAAATCCAGTCATACACCATAGGAGTTTGCAAGGCTTCTGAGAACATAAACTAGTGactttaatttgataatatgCTCGATAGACCTCTGAAACATGGTTTCTAAATCAGCCTCCTCGCAACCTGGAACAATCCTTCGCAGAGTACAAAGATTTCTATGCACTGAAACTTTTACAAACTTCACTTTTTTTCTCAACACTAGACGGTACATTCTTGTCCTTTGAGTTCTTTGATTCATGGACAAGAAGCAAGCTTTTTTCATGTCGAGTGCAAGAAAAATTTGGAGCTTGGAAATTCGATGTTTGCCAAAGGAGCTTATGTAGATGATTAACTTTGGGGCCATTTAATACTTCAACCTTTAAAGCTCAAGATGGGGGAGATATGGAGCAAATTGCTGCCTGAGGCTTTTTCAGTACTTGTCAGTTGTCACCTAGTGAACATCACTGTATATCTCTATACACGGCTTTAGTAGTAAACTCTAAATTTCGGCTCACTTGACAGTATACCGTAAAGTTAACTACAATTAAAGAGAAGCAATAAAACTAAAAGGAACACAAGAAGCTGGAACTAGCCTCAGGATTTGTTTTTGGAAGTGAATTCAGTAGACAACAAAGCATGGTGTACTACATTAGGACAATTTAAATGTTTCCTCTCAGAAAACCATATTAATTTCGACACTGCACCCCTCGCCCCAAGAAAcaaacattataaaaaaataaattaatgtgTGTGTGTGCCACTAGTTAGAgatatataaatagaaaaagtaCAAAATGGGAGTTAGTAAAATTGTTTCCTGTGACAAAAGTGATGAAGATGTCATTACAACATTGACTTAATGGTACTGAATCCACCATTTTTCCTTTAGTTAAAAGCAATCCCCTCCTTTGTTTCACATGAATTACAAATAGATACACTTTAGCTAATCtgcatttatatttttggaaTTTGGGTTATATATAGATCCTTTTGTTAACCGAATCATCTTTATTGTTGATGGAGCTCAACTTATACTCTAGTAATTATGTCTAAGACATGGGTTGCCTATGTGATGCAACAACTTTTGCAGGATCATGAAATGATGGCAACTATGTATGGCCAGGACCACATTATGTCTTGGTGGTGGGCATGTTTTCTGTAGTCCATGTCTCCTCATCTCATTTATCATATTCTGCAATGTACTTCAGATTCCTTTTCTTTGCAAAAAGGCCTGTTTAGTAGGGATATCAAAGGGTACCCTATTATAAGGTACCAATGAGTATCCGACCCGGTTATATCGGATTAGAGTACTTAATAAACGGGTTTAGAACGAGTTCGGATAATGATTTCACTATCTAAATCGGGTTCGGATAGGGTTTGGGTATCAATAAACGAGTTCGGGACGAGTTCGGGTATCACTCTTTGGGTATTCATTACCTGAACCCgatagaaaagcacctaaagCTTGTACCATCTTGACgaacaattttttttgttaaatgttgataaatatatttaaaatatagttaaccaaattattaatgtgatgacattaatatatatataaataaaaaattattagattattaattatgtttaaataatatgaatatcatatcatattacgaaagaatataattactattatatatatttttaacataaatgtatttaatttttattttgtgttaagattaaaaaaattataacttataatatatatacttaaagagAGTCTTTGAGTTTAGAAAAGTTTTGAATCTacctatttttttaatttcatgtaattaaagataaactcatatagttaattaaattaattcattaaactatgattattaattaacttagaatgtttttaaatatatatacattatatatattgagttcatttataagaaatataattaccatattatatatatactaatacttttagtatatatatactttaaatataatatatttattttttattttatgttaacatttttaaaaattataacttataaaattattaattgtaatatatttatatacactttatagtatataacttgtaatgtcttttaacaCATAcactttatattatatattatattcatttataaagaatataattactattatataaattaattactaaataatattatatctttgtttatataaatttataatatataaacttaattatctaaaaagaagttgtgagattagaatagttttgaaacttatctattttttttaaatttcatgtaaCTAAGGAcaaattcatataattaattaaattaattaataaaattataattattaattaaattgtaatgtcttttaatatttatactttatatatattgggttcatttataaagaatataattactattttgtatatacactataatactttaaatatagatctttattttttattttgtgttaacattataaaaattNtatttaagtttatgttttaaaatctttgttttttgattatttaaatttaaattttattatatttatttttattaatttaattagtagttaattttataaaatacgtagagaaatattattatatatgtgtACGAGTTTAGGTAATTGGATACTTatgaagaagattttaataatttttaatttaatcggatttttaaatgggttagggtaattataaggtagtaaaaatgtaatagggttagggttagggttagggttatggtagtaatttttaaattattcaagtAATTAATAGAATTAGAGTAATTAATGTTTTATAAGATTATGATTCGAGTATCTCAAAATTAACGAATTCCCTATACCCGTTGACATCCCTATTGTTTAACCTCATTTCAGATATTTGTGGACCAACCCAACCACCTAATAAAGCTTTGTTCTTTTGCAGCTGCCCCATCCATCTGTATGAAGTCTGCTGGATATTCTCCGGGGGAGCTGAACCTTGACACTTTGAGGTCCTTCTGAATTGTGACAAGACCAGAGGATGTAGAATTATATAGTCTTTTCCAGCGTTTCTAAATTTCTATCTACCAACTGATCagctttgtcttttttttcaatataccATGGAAAAACTGATCCAGGAAAATGGAGCCTTTGATAATccatcaagtacatgaatatTTCTAGAAATGTGGTCCTTCCTTGCATATCTTTTCTCCCACTTGAGGATCTAATGAGAGCTGCAAGTGGGTCTTGTTTATCCTACCCACCAACAAGAGATTGATTGAATGTAGATTTTCAGACTGTTTTACAGCAGGTAGAGGCCTATAACTTCAACAGGAACTGGCAAATCAGCTGAACATATATCGTATAGAGTTTTCCATTATGGGCAGTGTGCAATTTAGCTGCTGGATTTCGATGTGGATGGGGTTCAAAGAATGTAGCTAGTTGAGCCAAGTAGGCCAACTTGCAAGAGGACAAGCTAGCATTTCAAGTACAGCTCACTGCATCCAAGATGACCTCTGAAATATATCCATACAAAACCAGTGTTCCTGATCTGAAATTACAACTCTTCTAGTAGATATGCTTGGATTCATGTTGAGACAAGTGCAAAAGAATACACAGTTTCACTACAGGATTTCTGAACAGCTGCCCTGTTGTGTTTTTGTCCAAAAACAACTAAACAAAAGCAATAAACTTTGCTTATTAATTGTGGACTTCTCTTAGTTCCAGATTGtgctaaatattttttgtccaAAAACAACTAAACAAAAGCAATAAACTTTGCTTATTAATTGTGGACTTCTCTTAGTTCCAGATTGTGCTAAATATTAACTGtctgaaaattaaaaagaaaatctttttgAACACTATGTTACATGTGTCATAGTGACTGCAAGATAATCAATAGGTTTGCCACTGTATCTATGCTGCTCGGGGACGCAAGCAAATCTACCAGCATCTTTTGTAAGTTATAATTGCAGTCTCAGAATAAGTTTCAAGAATTAAGCTTTCCACAACTCAAGGTATATTTGGTTCggaaaatgaaatagaaagagaataaattaatcatttcatgataataaaatgaaagaagaatagttattatataatttatttcgTTGAAATGGAATAAGATATAAATTggtattatgatttattataatgttaaGTTGGTAGAAATAGTTTTAAAAGTAACCAAAGAATAAgcaataaataacaaaaatattttttattataatatatgatcattttattttttatttttatttttaaaatattaaaatattaatagtttataattgaaatcttatatatgaattttttataattaaaattttaaattaattttaaaatataaaatattaatttttaattttcttttttttcattctagtatttttatttattgttcttttgtctttttctttcttctcattAATCAACCACTAGAAATGTGGCCGACATAATGGAGCTCTGATCTGATACCCCTATGTCTGGATATGGAGGGAGAACACCAATCGACACTTCTCGTAGGCGGCATCAGTGCTGCCGTCGCTGAATGTGTCGCCCTCCATTAAAGAACTTTAGAGAAAGAATGAGAGAGGTACAAGATGGGtcgagagagaaagaaaatgtgaaaaatgaaaaaacaaaatttatgtTATACATGATggcaatttttaaatttatttaaagatgattgtgtttaataaaatttttgacttATTCTCCACCCTTGCAATAATTATTACTGAGATCTCTCTTTGTAATTGCTATTTAAGCTTTTTCAAGAGTGATCATTTCTATGAAACAAACCAATTATTAGAGAGAACTTCGAAATAGAGGAGAAATAACTACTCTATTTCTCCAACCAAATACTCCGTGAGTgataaaagatttttggcgCGATACGAGGACAACCATAAATCCAACTTCATGAACCATCTCGGAAAATTTTCTACCCCATCTCGCCAACCCTTTACACTCCCTACTGGACTCAACTTAGATTACTTGTGATGCGGTTGCCTGGTAAACTGTCTAGGCTAACAAGCTCGCGAGTTGCTTGGTGGGGACAGCTCTAAGCCAATATCTCTTGCCATCTGCCGATGTTATTAATATTTGGCAATGTTCTGAGTCAGACTTAAATAGtgtttgataaattaaaaaaaaaaattaacactGAATTCTTATTTtcgaaaaaattttaagtattaaatttttaattacaaaaaatttaaatactgAATTATCAAAACGCCTCAAAGCTGTTTCTCAAGTTAAACTTCAACTTTTTTTagcttataaaaaaaaaaaaacacaatgaATTACATCATTAAAGGGCAAAAGGAGCAAGAAAACAATCTTCAGAGAGATCAAGAGCTAAATTACAAAACTGGTCGTGTAAGAAACAGCTTTCACATGCCACTTGTAGCGTATACAACGACTGATGCTTGAAGATCTCGGTCTACCTTGAAGTGAGCATGGAAAAACCTTCTAACCTGcgctttttattaaaaatcaaaagcttAATTGCAAGTGCCACAAGTAGCATGCAAAAGAATGACTTGATAAATAGATCAAACAAAGCGTATTAACTTGTACCTCTCTAAAAGAATGCGAAACtagaaaatttcttaattgCTTCTCCTCTGAATCGAACAATACAATATGACTAGGGCAAGACCAAGTTTTTGCAAAATCCATTGCAAAACCAACAGGATTCATCATGAAACGATCCGATTCATCAGGGATTCCTTTCTCTTCACTGCTACACATAAGAATAACATAAGAATTACAAAAGAAAAGCAGCATTATAACAAcatggaaagaaaaaatactGCCAGTCATTCACCTTGGTGAGCAATCCAAAAAACGCATGGGAAGGTTGCGATGCAGAGTTGAATAGTAGGGTGTGGCATGGCAGGGCATTAGGAAAAGGATActtttcactttctctctcgCAGCTTCTTTAGATAGATAGTTCATCACATCCTCAGTTCCTCTCTGTCTAGCAAGTTTGAGATTTAAGCATCAAGTGAACAAGAACCAGGAATAAAACAGAATTTCCAACAAAACAACTTAGCGAAGGATCTTTCCGTTTCTATTACTTCATAGTTAGGACCATAATAACGAAATGAAAAGGATAATGATGAGAGATGTTTACTTCAACTACTAAagcaaatattcaaaaaatacACATGGGATGGAAGTGACCAAGCAAATTAAGCTGTTTCAGTAAAGAAGAGGCAAGAGTCAAGCTCTTTGCAAAAACGAGGTATTTGATATACCTGATGAACTAAACTCATATAGAGGGCCATTGGAATATTGGTTGCAAGCAAGAAGCAGATAGCAAGTTGCCTTTTTGAAGGCCATTTCTTGTGAATGTGTGAAGGTCCTTTCCTTTCACTATTTGGAGCACCATGTTCTTCAAGTGCAGCTAATGAGTATCCAGATAATATCAAACTTATGGGAAGCACAGGGAGGACAAACCTACAGCAAACAGATGAATAAGAATAAAGCAGATCAAAGGGTAGATAAAGAATTCTCAACAGAGCAAGAACTCAAAGCACATCATATTTATGGTTTAGAGAAACTTGCCTGAATTCTTTGTGACCAAGTATGCTGTATAGTCCTAAAACCCACACAATAAGGCCAGAAAGTTTCCAATTTTTAGACTTGATAATGCCAGCAAGACAAAATGGAAGAAAACTGAAAAGCATCACTGTAAATCCCTGAGTGAAGTACCAGTGCCACTTGTGATTTCCATAATAATCTCCACCagaggaaagaa from Theobroma cacao cultivar B97-61/B2 chromosome 9, Criollo_cocoa_genome_V2, whole genome shotgun sequence harbors:
- the LOC18589096 gene encoding GPI mannosyltransferase 3 isoform X3, yielding MKAPRLLQSIFSAVGDLYLYKLSRVLFGDGVAKWAVSLSYVIRFYALHLFAVKLFSGWPFMMDDVLNHFQLFSQLANWFNFFCFNRTLSNSLETVLTLVGLYYWPCMRSSSNKVPSDSRKWGLAVAALACAIRPTSAITWVYVGLLELYLTRARLRFIFMELIPIGTLVLGFMCLVDCLLYGSWVLAPLNFLKFNFLSSGGDYYGNHKWHWYFTQGFTVMLFSFLPFCLAGIIKSKNWKLSGLIVWVLGLYSILGHKEFRFVLPVLPISLILSGYSLAALEEHGAPNSERKGPSHIHKKWPSKRQLAICFLLATNIPMALYMSLVHQRGTEDVMNYLSKEAAREKVKSILFLMPCHATPYYSTLHRNLPMRFLDCSPSEEKGIPDESDRFMMNPVGFAMDFAKTWSCPSHIVLFDSEEKQLRNFLVSHSFREVRRFFHAHFKVDRDLQASVVVYATSGM
- the LOC18589095 gene encoding uncharacterized protein LOC18589095, yielding MAPKLIIYISSFGKHRISKLQIFLALDMKKACFLSMNQRTQRTRMYRLVLRKKVKFVKVSVHRNLCTLRRIVPGCEEADLETMFQRSIEHIIKLKSLVYVLRSLANSYGV